The genomic region GTATGTGAGCGAATCGAATATTTTCGAAGAGGTTTTTTTGAAAAAATGTATATTTTTTTGTTAAACAGCTTAAGTCTCACTTACACTTCATTCATCATATCGCGCATTTCAGCTATAAAACTAGTAATGTGTGGACTGTTCATGTAGCCATGTCAGAAGAAACTCTTCTGTTTGACGCGCTGGGAACAGCCACTTTCGACCAACTCTAAATTTTTGAAAACGTGGATCAAAGAAGAAGTGTTCTTTGATGAAAGGCTCGCTCATGCAAGTTTGTCTACGCAGCTCTTTCATGTCCCAAAAGACTGTCCTGTTTTCGATTTCATCAAGGCGCTTTTTCATTTCTTCTTTGAATTGATGTTCGATTTCGTGTTTATCAATTTGCATGTTTAACACGTTAGATCACCGCCTTTTCTTGCTTTAGGAGAAGTTCAGCGATTTTTCCGAAGTTTGTATAAGATAATTCAGCTTTCAATCGTCCGTTTCTCTCTTCTTCGTTTGTTGGTTCGGCTGAACAACCGGCATAAACCTTTAATAATTTTTCTTTTTGTAACATCATTGCTCCCCCTTTGCCGCTGTAAGATGAATATTGTTTTTCGTACCTAATTGTTCGGCTTTCATCTGCTATCTTCCTCCCTTTTTTACTCTTTTGCCACCTAATCTCCTAGATATTTCGCTTCCAGCCGATGACTCACACAAATGTTCATCGAAACGTTCATACAAAAGTTCACTAACCTTTCTACTGACTATCTGTACCCGCCTGGCCAATCTTTTCTCCATTTAAAAAATTTGATAATGTCGGTATCTACAGTTTTTCGTATGTTCCATTATTTTGATAATCTCTATAAGCACTCAACACCACTAACCAGAAAGAAATACCTTTTCTTTTTGTTTTTTTGCTTTTCTATGTATCTAAACAACATCATTTATGAAGCAACAGTTCCATTAACGCTCTCTCTAACTCATCTGCAATCATGTTTAATTCCATCTTGATCTGCTCGTTCTGCTCCACCGGAATATGTATCGCACGATCTTTGTCAATTGTTAGGCTGAAGGATTCATCGTCATGAATCAGCCTAGCTAGTGACCTTAATCCATCTGCTTTATACGTTCCGTAAACAGCAAAGC from Bacillus sp. FJAT-52991 harbors:
- a CDS encoding group-specific protein; the encoded protein is MQIDKHEIEHQFKEEMKKRLDEIENRTVFWDMKELRRQTCMSEPFIKEHFFFDPRFQKFRVGRKWLFPARQTEEFLLTWLHEQSTHY